In Ovis canadensis isolate MfBH-ARS-UI-01 breed Bighorn chromosome 11, ARS-UI_OviCan_v2, whole genome shotgun sequence, the DNA window AGATGAGATGCCTGGTTAGCAGCCAGTCAGGGTGGAATCCCAGTTCACTGAACTGTTGGAGAAGCTCTGACTACAGGGTCTTGTCTAGAGAAGGTTCCAGCAAGTGGTCCACCCATGTGCCCTGCCCAGATGCCCATCTCAGTGCCTAGTTATCCTCCAGAATTCCCGCATGTGAATAATTGACTCTAGGAAGATGTGGGCAGTGGGTGTTTGGGGGGACCTGGCTGCAGGGCCAGGGCTAGAGGGACACTGGATGCTAAGGGGCAGAGCCAGCGGGTGGTGGAAAGTTGGAGAGTGTGGCCAGTCTTCACTCACCCACGAGCACAGCGACCAGAAGTCCACTGATCCGCTGTTCCTTGACTCCCTGAATCTGGGATGCAGCCCCTGGAGTGCTGTCCTTGCTCATGACGGTGAGGGCATTGGCATGGGTCACAGTGCGCACAGTGGTGGCGCTGAGCCAGGGCATCCCAAAGATGGCGGCCACCCCACCCATGCCCATGATCAGCAGCAGGTCCAGGTGGAAGCCAGAGCCCTTGACCATCTTGCGCTCCGGTTTGCTGATGATCAGCCTGGGGGTGTGGAAAGTCAGGAGTAACCAGGGCTCTCCACCCCAACCTCCCTTCACCCCTCTTTTCTTCCCCAGACTTGGGTCCCTCTACTTTAGGTTGTCCTTCTTTGCCCTTCTCCCTTGGAGTTCCATGCTCTGCccctcaacccccaccccaccttgacAGTAGAGACTCGAAGAGCAGAAATGTCTTCATCATCACCTAGAACACCCGCCAGCAGGCCTACCCGGAAACTGAAGAAGCGTACACTTCAGAGAACCTCACCGGTACAGGCCCTTTCCAAGATCTAGCACCTAattttacagttttcattttatattctttttcttaaaaagcacCCCTCAAATAATGTCATATCAGGTCCCACAAAATCTGGACCTGCCCCTGCCCACCCATCATTCCTCTGAGCGCTTGGTCCCTTGCCTGCTTGGAGCTTGTCCCTTTCTCTGCCTCGGACCCTCCCAGGCCCCATCCCACCCTGGCTCTTACGTGGTGATCTGGGACTCAAGGAAGATGAGAATAAAGACCAGCAGGGCAGGCAGGGCAGAGGCAAACATCATCCAGATGGGAAATTCGACATGTATGCCTAGTGGGTGGATAAGCCAGTCTCGCTCTGTAGGGTTAGATACAGCGAGGCCTTCAGGTACATTGAGTTTCTGTGGGAGGAGAATGCTGGTGAGAACACTTGGGGGTAGGAGGATGGGGAAAGGTGGAGCCAGGGTCCTGGGCACTTGGGAACTTACTTATACTGAGCATCTACTTGGTACTCCATAACTGCACTAGGCCCTTTACATACATTTTCTCATTCCTtactttatggatgaggaaacagaatcAGAGAAATTATGTAGCTGGCTCTGCATCGCACAGCTATTTGGTGGCAAATCTGAGATTCATACTCAGGACAGCCTAGGCTCCaaagcagattctttcctatcGCCCTGGATTAAGGAGTAAAAGGAGGCCACCTGACCCAGGCCCTTGCTGCAGCCAGAGGGGTCCTGAGGGGCTGTGGCAAGAACACGGGGCTCCCAGgggaggcagggatgggggaggggtagTTTTAGCTGGTTTCAGGCATGGGGAGGCAGTTTGGGGGAGGGGGCTTGCTGGGGGAATGAAATAAAGtggcagggtggggagagagggtcaCCTGGGTGTAGGTGTCCTGGACGAGGGCATCCACCATGACCATGATCAGGATAGAGATAGGAACCCCAAAATCCCCAATGATCCGTCGCAGctgagggcaggtggaggggcCAGTGGTCAGTGCCCAGTGGcgtcccacctcccaccttccCCGTGGCCCCACTCATGCCCCATCTTCACCAGGAGGCGCCCACTCTTCTCAGGGGGTCCGTCAACATCTAACGACCTGTCCTGCGCCTCTACATACCTGCCTCCTTTCTTGTCCCCCTGGCCCAGCTGCACCCCGGCCCCACAGCTTCTCTACCGCCTTCAAAGAACTATCCTTGTCTCCCCACTTGGGTCCTCAGCCTGGATGTGCTGAGAAAGGGATTGTCTCAAGGGTAAAATCCTAAGTGATGAGGGGGCCAGCAGAGCTTGGAATTGGAAATGGGAGTCTAGGGTAAGAAGGGGAAATGATGGCACTGGGAAAGCTGAGGCGAGTGCCTTGGAGCTGGATGGGGCAGTAAAGGCAAGGACAGGTGGGGAGGGTGTGCTGACCTTGCCAGGGAAGAAGGAGCTGTTCTTGAACTTGCGCAGCATCATGGCAAGGAAGAAGGTGCCAGCCATGAGCACAAGAGAGAGGAGGGCTGTGTTGGGCAGGGCGGCCTGAGGTTTGGGTGTCGTCAGCACATCGTGGTCATAGTTCTTCTGCAGTGGATGTTCCTGGAAGATCTGCAGCAGAAAAGCAAGGCATCCTGTTCCTTCCCATCCATCCACCTCCAACCATCACTTatctatccatcatccatccatgcatctctGCATTCACCATTTATCTCTCTATTCAGCATCCATTCACCAATCCATCATCCATCTACCTATCTTATTCCTCAATTGTCATGGAAACAGAGAGGCAATGGGATTCCACAGCTTGGTTTTCAGCACTGAGGACCAATCTAAGCTTGAGTGGGGCAGACCATGGAGGAAATGAGTCTCTGCGTGTGTGTATACGTGCATGCAGGGCCTGGGAGCCATTAGAAGGCTAGAGGGCAGGAAACAAGTGCCAAGGAAGTTTCTAAAAAGACTTGGGCTCCAAAGACTTGAAAACAGAAATACCCATCAACCAGCAGAATCAGGGGTAGACGTACAGTATTCACCCTTCCTCCATATAAAATGCAGGCCCAGAAGTAGGCATAGTTCAAGGTGACATAGCTGAGGAGGCAGGGCACATGCTCTGCAGGCCCTGTGGTTCTTAAGGGCAATAGCAGGAGAGGGACTGGCGGGGTGGGGCTTCAGAGCCCCCAGGACCTCTGCCACCAGGCCATGCCTACTCGCTCCCACATTCAGTGTCACACACATGTAAGTGAAAGTGCTAAGTCgcggccaactctttgtgaccccatggactgtaaggagccaccaccaggctcccctgtccatggaattctctaggtaagaatactggagtgggttgccattcccttctccaggggatcttcccaccccaggaatcaaacctgggtctctcgcattgcaggcaaattctttaccatctgagccaccagggaagctcattagtCACTGTCTGTGATTATACACATGGGCCGTTGCACGCAGAAGGGCCCTCTCATGCACAGTCATGGTGAGAATACCGGCCCACAGACAGCTGGTGTCAACATAGATGTGGCCACAGTCACATTCCGTGAAAACATGGCCGCATAAATGCCGAACAGACACTAGTGCAATGACACCCACAATCACATGGCTtatgcacaggcacacacacacacggatgcgCACGCCGCTAACACTCCTGCAGCCCTCACCGTGACCAGCTTGTAGAAGGTCTCATAGATGAAGATGAGGGAGATGAGGAAGGCGAAAATCTCCTGGGTGTAGCGGGAGATGAAGCGGACCAGAAAACTGCCCTCGAaggccaccaccagcaccaccagcagGATGAGCCAGAAGCCAATCCACACACGGCCCACAATGTACTCCAGGTTGTTAGTCTGGCAGAACTGTAGGGTGGTCAGAGGGAGCTGGGGTCAGATACAGGGGCCCAGGCACCATGCGTTAagcaggtggggctgggggccagtTACAGGGTCACAGTGGGGCCAGGATAGAGTTACCATGTAGAAGGCTTCCTCAAACACAAGCAGGGGTCCCGAGAAGCCCAACACGAGCAGGGGCTGAGCCCCCAGCAGGGAGAAGATGATGCCCTGCAACGCGGTGGAGAGGAGCAGTTCCGACACTCCCATCAAGTTCTGGGTCTTGTCTCCTGTGGGTGGAGGTGTGGTCAAGGTCAAGATCATTTCACGGGTAAGCTGATGTAGGGGTCCAGAGTGTCAGATCGGGGCAAAATCAGGGCTGATATGTAGGCCAGAGGGTCAGAGGTGAGGGTTAGTGGGACACGTGGAGACACTGACCCAGGAGGCCGCCGAAAGTGATGGCAGGGGTCAGGGCGGCAAAGTAGATGAAGATGATGGCAGACAGGACCTGGGGGCTCAAGGCATCTGTGATGTCACTCATGTAGTGGGGGTAGCGGCGCCGGATGTCACGCACCAGTCCCCCGAAGAGCCTGCCTGTTCGCTGCAGAGGGTCTTCTGGGGTGTCCCCTGGACCTTTCTTCACATCTGTAGTGGAGGGCAGGACCACGGTCACAGAGGATTGAAGGGGGAAGTGAGGGGAGAGGGGAATCGAGGAGGAGATGCCTGATGGGAATGGGGTCATcggggaggctgggagggatgaGGACAGCGAGAGGGGAGCCAGGGGGTCACAGGGCCGTGCTGGGCGTCTGGGGGCTCAAAAAGACTTGGGCTGGGCAGAGCAGGGCAGGTACCTAGGTCCTTGAAGATACTGGGGTCGGGCTTGGCAGGGCTGGGCAGGTAGCGTCTTCTCAGCAGCTCTTTCTGCACAGGTACCAGACTGAGCAGGGCCTTCTCAGAGGGGGCGTCCAAGGGAGGCAGCACCAGGCTGCAGCCAAGAAAGCCCTCCAGCGACTGGACCAGCGTCTCCTTGCTCTGGGCCAGGTATGCCTCATTCCAGAACAcctgggggcaggagagaaggttGGAGCCGCTAGGACCTGCTGGATAAAATGACCCAGGAGTCCACAGCCAAGGCCTCTGGGGATCAGAATCCTTTCAGCCAGCTCCTGCCAGCTAGGATCTGCTTTTCCTGCCCTGTCCCTCCACCCATCCACTCTCTACTGAGAAAGGGCAGACAGGACCCTGAGTGGGGAAAGCAGAAAGAACTAAAGGGAACCAAGTGGCTTGTAGCAGACCAGATGGAACGAGAGCAGACCAGGCCAGCCCTAACCAGGTAGAACCAAGACAGAGTGGGCCAGACTAAACCAGGCCTGATCAGGCAGGGCTAGGCCAGAACACGGGCCTGGACCCTGCTGAGCAGACAGGATAGATCCAATGGAACGGGCCAAACTAGCGACGTTAGAGTAAGCCAGGCCTCCCCTGCCATCCAGGGCCCCCGGCTCCCCTGGCCCTCGCCGGCCCCTCCTCACCCTCTCTGACATGAGGGTGGCGGCAGCTCGGCCCAGCTGGGTGTAGTCGATGTTGGGGCCCTCGGGTCCCAGCAACACAATGAGGAAGCGCACAGGCACTGCCGGCTCCTCTGACCCCTCTGGCTTTGGCTCCGGCTCCATCGGCTCCTTTAGCCTCACAAAGCCCAGCACTGGCCGCTTCAGGAAGTTGGCACGGCCTGGCAAGTGGATGAAATGAGGTGCTGAGGCTCGTTGGGGAGGTGAGGGGCACGGGGCAGGGTGTGAGCAGTGCTGGCGGGGTCCAGGCTTATGGAGGGGCAGTGCCAGGGCAGGAGGCAGAAGCAGGGAGTATGCAGGGATGAGGGAAGGAGCCCACTGGCCACTTACCCACTAGCACCAGGGTGGCCTCCCAGTCCTGGGGACTCTTTCCCAGAATTTCAGATGCATGCCCTCGTGTGCTACCCTCTCCCTGTTGGGAGGAGGTGGTGAGGGGAGTCCTCGGCCACAGCGGACCCTCGACATCCGAGTGTCCCACCCCCTTTCCCCCACTCGTTCTCATTTAGAACCACGTTCAGGCTGAGGGCCTTCCGGCTCTCCTCACACGGCCTCGGCACAGCCTCACCTGTGCACAGAAGAGCTCTGTCTCCAGTGATGGACGCTGTGGGAGCAGAGGCTCCAAAGCTTCCCCAGAACGTGTCACGACCACAGGCTTCACGCCCTCCAGGGCCTCCATGTCGCTGGCGTGGCTGCAGGGCACACAGTGGACATGGGCTGAGTAGGCTGCTCAGGCCGGGCTCTTAGCAGAGTGGAGACTGGGGCTCGCTAACGTCAGACTAGAGAGGCCCAGGGATGGAAGGAGAATCGGCCTCCTCCAAAGGATGCTGTGGTTGTGAGCGGGTGTCCTCAGTCTGGACTGACTAGGTAGAGCCAGAAaaatggatggagggagggactTTGAGAGTCTGTCCTCCTGGGGACCAGTGGCCCCCAAAACTGAGCATGGAGACACGGTTACCGCCTGAAAGGTGTCGGAGACAGGAGACATGGTGCAAGACAAGTAGGACCCAGCCTGGTGGGGAGGGGCTCCCGGGGAGAGCTTGGGGCAGGCGGGCTGGGGAGGTAGGCCCTGTGGGCGTGGGGTCCAGGGCCCAGCAGGCACGGGCACCTGTGTTTCAGCAGCAGGACCCGGAGCAGATTTTCTTGGTCGTCTGGCTGGATCTGCCCCTCGAAGATAAACCTGTCCAGCAGCTGGTTGGCCACTTCagccagggatttccctggcagatcCAAAAGGACAGTACCTGCAGGTAGTGGAGGGGTGAGGTTGCtggccctgcccccgccccctccccccagcaggCTTTACATGCAGGGCTGCAGAGGGTTCACCCACCCTTGGCAAAGGCTTTCTGAAGCTCCAAGAGGCTCCAGAAGTTGAGGTAAGGCAGGTGGGGGCGGCCCCAGATCCCATCTTTGCCCAGgttctcctccagccccacccagcGTGCTGTTTCCATCCATTGTATCTCTTGGTTCTTTTcatccatcaccagttcccgcaGTTCCACGCACACCTGCGGCCCCACAGGCTTGAATTAGTTCCTcaggcccagggcagggctgtgggGGGGACTGGAAGCCCAGGGCATGGTGGGCACTTGGCAGGCCCTGAGGGGTGTCTGTCAGAGGCCCAGGGTCCTGGGGCACTCAGGACAGAGGCTGAGCTTAGAGGGGACCATCAGGGGCTACAACCTGGGGGTGTAGAGTGAGTTGTGACACGTGGGGAGATGCTTGAGGGTCCCCCACCTCTGCCTCTGTTCCCCAACTTCCTGACCAGGCCCTTCCCCCCATTTCAGAGGCATTTGAAGATACACAAAAGGGGTGCTAGAGTGGGCacgggagaggagaggaaagcctTGGGAGCCACTGGGTCTGTCTCTTGCCGCTAAGATTTCTGCGTGGGCTCGGCGTGCCCTTGGGTTTCCATGAGGCCAGGGGCCCACTCTCAGGGGCCTAGCTGAGGGCAGACCCAATTTCCTAACTGGCTACACAGTCTGGTGCCCAGCAATGACatgggggcctggggagggaaaGCTGGGTGGAGGAGAGCATGCATGTAATTCCGTGCTTCTCCAGGCGGCACCTGACAGTCCGGCCCGGGCCAGCGGACCTGGGGGCTCAGACCTCCAGTGGCCAGTTTACCTCTGTCCAGGGAGCTCCCCATGAGTGCAAGGAGGCCCAGGGCTCCCCCCTCACTGGGAGATGTCCTCGTCTACCTGTTTCCCAGGATGCCCGTTCCTTCTGTTTGTGGCGTCTCCCCATCCCAAAGCTGTAGCTCTCCCTCcgttcctcccctcccctgggagAATGATGGGTCCCAAGGGCAGCACAGGAAA includes these proteins:
- the SLC4A1 gene encoding band 3 anion transport protein isoform X1, giving the protein MGDPEEYEDQLGKTLELKESEDPESVSIQMEGEEDDTVQEEEAEAQVTQLTDTDYHTASQHPETHKVCVELRELVMDEKNQEIQWMETARWVGLEENLGKDGIWGRPHLPYLNFWSLLELQKAFAKGTVLLDLPGKSLAEVANQLLDRFIFEGQIQPDDQENLLRVLLLKHSHASDMEALEGVKPVVVTRSGEALEPLLPQRPSLETELFCAQGEGSTRGHASEILGKSPQDWEATLVLVGRANFLKRPVLGFVRLKEPMEPEPKPEGSEEPAVPVRFLIVLLGPEGPNIDYTQLGRAAATLMSERVFWNEAYLAQSKETLVQSLEGFLGCSLVLPPLDAPSEKALLSLVPVQKELLRRRYLPSPAKPDPSIFKDLDVKKGPGDTPEDPLQRTGRLFGGLVRDIRRRYPHYMSDITDALSPQVLSAIIFIYFAALTPAITFGGLLGDKTQNLMGVSELLLSTALQGIIFSLLGAQPLLVLGFSGPLLVFEEAFYMFCQTNNLEYIVGRVWIGFWLILLVVLVVAFEGSFLVRFISRYTQEIFAFLISLIFIYETFYKLVTIFQEHPLQKNYDHDVLTTPKPQAALPNTALLSLVLMAGTFFLAMMLRKFKNSSFFPGKLRRIIGDFGVPISILIMVMVDALVQDTYTQKLNVPEGLAVSNPTERDWLIHPLGIHVEFPIWMMFASALPALLVFILIFLESQITTLIISKPERKMVKGSGFHLDLLLIMGMGGVAAIFGMPWLSATTVRTVTHANALTVMSKDSTPGAASQIQGVKEQRISGLLVAVLVGVSILMGPILRHIPLAVLFGIFLYMGVTSLSGIQLFDRILLLLKPRKYYPDVPYATRVKPWRMHIFTIIQVACLVLLWVVRSIKQISLALPFVLILTVPLRRYLLPLIFRDMELKFLDAEDVKVNLDEQNGQDEYDEVVMPV
- the SLC4A1 gene encoding band 3 anion transport protein isoform X2; the protein is MGDPEEYEDQLGKTLELKESEDPESVSIQMEGEEDDTVQEEEAEAQVTQLTDTDYHTASQHPETHKVCVELRELVMDEKNQEIQWMETARWVGLEENLGKDGIWGRPHLPYLNFWSLLELQKAFAKGTVLLDLPGKSLAEVANQLLDRFIFEGQIQPDDQENLLRVLLLKHSHASDMEALEGVKPVVVTRSGEALEPLLPQRPSLETELFCAQGEGSTRGHASEILGKSPQDWEATLVLVGRANFLKRPVLGFVRLKEPMEPEPKPEGSEEPAVPVRFLIVLLGPEGPNIDYTQLGRAAATLMSERVFWNEAYLAQSKETLVQSLEGFLGCSLVLPPLDAPSEKALLSLVPVQKELLRRRYLPSPAKPDPSIFKDLDVKKGPGDTPEDPLQRTGRLFGGLVRDIRRRYPHYMSDITDALSPQVLSAIIFIYFAALTPAITFGGLLGDKTQNLMGVSELLLSTALQGIIFSLLGAQPLLVLGFSGPLLVFEEAFYMFCQTNNLEYIVGRVWIGFWLILLVVLVVAFEGSFLVRFISRYTQEIFAFLISLIFIYETFYKLVTIFQEHPLQKNYDHDVLTTPKPQAALPNTALLSLVLMAGTFFLAMMLRKFKNSSFFPGKKLNVPEGLAVSNPTERDWLIHPLGIHVEFPIWMMFASALPALLVFILIFLESQITTLIISKPERKMVKGSGFHLDLLLIMGMGGVAAIFGMPWLSATTVRTVTHANALTVMSKDSTPGAASQIQGVKEQRISGLLVAVLVGVSILMGPILRHIPLAVLFGIFLYMGVTSLSGIQLFDRILLLLKPRKYYPDVPYATRVKPWRMHIFTIIQVACLVLLWVVRSIKQISLALPFVLILTVPLRRYLLPLIFRDMELKFLDAEDVKVNLDEQNGQDEYDEVVMPV